One Nocardioides aromaticivorans genomic window carries:
- a CDS encoding MarR family winged helix-turn-helix transcriptional regulator — protein MSKAPAPSALVEEWRQLLDRHAVVSCALEKALQDQHGIGLSEFETLDRVVDANCGKYRMADLAGDIHLSQSALSRAITRLEKDGLVERSACADDRRSVFVCLTPQGREVYDAALPTHRAVLEGTWGA, from the coding sequence GTGTCCAAGGCGCCTGCCCCGAGCGCGCTGGTGGAGGAGTGGCGACAGCTGCTCGACCGCCACGCGGTGGTCAGCTGCGCGCTCGAGAAGGCCCTCCAGGACCAGCACGGCATCGGCCTGAGCGAGTTCGAGACCCTCGACCGGGTGGTCGACGCCAACTGCGGCAAGTACCGCATGGCCGACCTCGCCGGCGACATCCACCTGAGCCAGAGCGCGCTCTCGCGCGCGATCACCCGGCTGGAGAAGGACGGGCTCGTCGAGCGCTCCGCCTGCGCCGACGACCGCCGCAGCGTCTTCGTCTGCCTCACGCCCCAAGGCCGCGAGGTGTACGACGCCGCGCTGCCCACGCACCGCGCGGTGCTCGAAGGCACCTGGGGCGCCTGA
- a CDS encoding ABC transporter permease: MTDTAPAPGGFRKLSRLGLAIAVTGALIQLVLAVYYLAMAHSPSPHDLPVGVVGSAEQQAQAQQLEKDGQFKVESYDDAEALQQAIRERDAYGGVAFQGSTPTLYVASAASPSVANLFRAQYTKVYQQQVQEQVQALTTAGRPVPVATLAALTTPPPVTDVVPLPEDDSAGSSLGFVIQALCLGGSIASLALGRLRGLVDRSALRGLGHAALLVVYAVASAGVALLAMALFGVGDGADHVTLFWGLALISLAVTASTAAVVALVGPAGSLIGGLYFTVGLIISGSSIAPEMLPKAGHTVGQLLPPGAGATVARDAMYFPDAATGGAFAVLFVYAGLGLAVILFCNAAANRTRFTRVLNREPAVTE, translated from the coding sequence ATGACCGACACCGCTCCTGCCCCCGGCGGGTTCCGCAAGCTGTCGCGGCTCGGCCTCGCCATCGCCGTCACCGGCGCGCTGATCCAGCTGGTGCTGGCCGTCTACTACCTCGCGATGGCCCACTCCCCCTCGCCGCACGACCTCCCGGTCGGAGTGGTCGGCAGCGCCGAGCAGCAGGCACAGGCCCAGCAGCTGGAGAAGGACGGCCAGTTCAAGGTCGAGTCGTACGACGACGCGGAGGCGCTGCAGCAGGCGATCCGCGAGCGTGACGCCTACGGCGGCGTCGCCTTCCAGGGCAGCACCCCGACCCTGTACGTCGCCTCCGCGGCCTCGCCGTCGGTGGCGAACCTGTTCCGGGCGCAGTACACGAAGGTCTACCAACAGCAGGTCCAGGAGCAGGTGCAGGCACTGACCACGGCGGGCAGGCCGGTCCCGGTCGCCACGCTCGCGGCCCTCACCACGCCGCCACCGGTCACCGACGTCGTACCCCTGCCGGAGGACGACAGCGCCGGCAGCTCGCTCGGCTTCGTCATCCAGGCGCTGTGCCTCGGCGGGTCGATCGCCTCCCTCGCGCTGGGCCGGCTGCGCGGCCTGGTCGACCGCTCGGCCCTGCGCGGCCTGGGCCACGCAGCCCTGCTGGTCGTCTACGCGGTGGCGTCCGCAGGTGTCGCGCTGCTCGCGATGGCGCTCTTCGGCGTCGGCGACGGCGCCGACCACGTCACGCTCTTCTGGGGACTCGCCCTGATCTCGCTCGCGGTCACCGCCTCGACGGCGGCCGTCGTGGCGCTCGTCGGGCCGGCCGGATCCCTGATCGGCGGCCTCTACTTCACCGTCGGCCTGATCATCTCCGGCTCCTCGATCGCCCCCGAGATGCTGCCGAAGGCCGGCCACACGGTGGGCCAGCTGCTGCCGCCGGGCGCCGGTGCGACCGTGGCCCGCGACGCGATGTACTTCCCCGACGCCGCCACGGGTGGCGCCTTCGCCGTGCTGTTCGTGTACGCCGGGCTGGGCCTGGCCGTGATCCTGTTCTGCAACGCCGCGGCCAACCGGACCCGGTTCACCCGGGTGCTCAACCGGGAGCCCGCCGTCACGGAGTGA
- a CDS encoding FadR/GntR family transcriptional regulator: MARTALHEDVLEALGRRIVDGELGEGAVLTLDGIDTEYDVSRSVSREAVRVLESMGMVASRRRVGVTVLPRTSWHVFDPRLIRWRLDSGDRPHQLRSLGELRSGFEPVAAGLAAVRATPEQCGALTAAANDMVVHGRAGDLEAFLQADIVFHRVLLEASGNEMLAALDGVVAEVLAGRTHHHLMPAHPKDEAVDLHVEVARAVRSRDAEAARVAMATIIAEATGAVSDDAEDSTTLGGDGDHA, encoded by the coding sequence GTGGCCCGCACCGCGCTGCACGAGGACGTCCTCGAGGCACTCGGCCGGCGCATCGTCGACGGCGAGCTCGGCGAGGGCGCCGTGCTGACCCTCGACGGCATCGACACCGAGTACGACGTCAGCCGCTCCGTCTCCCGCGAGGCGGTCCGGGTCCTCGAGTCGATGGGCATGGTCGCCTCGCGGCGCAGGGTCGGCGTCACCGTCCTGCCCCGCACGTCGTGGCACGTCTTCGACCCGCGCCTGATCCGCTGGCGCCTCGACTCCGGCGACCGCCCCCACCAGCTCCGCTCGCTGGGCGAGCTGCGCAGCGGGTTCGAACCGGTGGCGGCCGGCCTGGCCGCCGTACGCGCGACGCCGGAGCAGTGCGGGGCCCTCACCGCCGCCGCCAACGACATGGTGGTGCACGGCCGGGCCGGCGACCTCGAGGCCTTCCTGCAGGCCGACATCGTCTTCCACCGCGTGCTGCTCGAGGCCTCCGGCAACGAGATGCTCGCCGCCCTCGACGGCGTCGTGGCCGAGGTGCTGGCCGGCCGCACGCACCACCACCTGATGCCGGCGCACCCCAAGGACGAGGCCGTCGACCTGCACGTCGAGGTGGCCCGCGCGGTCCGCTCGCGCGACGCCGAGGCGGCCCGCGTGGCGATGGCCACGATCATCGCCGAGGCGACGGGTGCGGTCTCGGACGACGCGGAGGACTCGACTACCCTCGGAGGCGATGGAGACCACGCCTGA
- a CDS encoding gluconokinase: MSSTLPHDGGAPLIVVMGVSGSGKSTVGAALAQRLGVPFEDADDLHPAANIAKMSAGIPLDDDDRHPWLETIGEWLAAHDGDGGVISCSALKRSYRDQLRAHAARAVFVHLHGTREVIARRQASRPGHFMPASLLDSQFDTLEQLADDEAGVVIDVDQTVDAIVQQYVDLSVDHS; encoded by the coding sequence ATGAGCAGCACCCTGCCGCACGACGGGGGCGCACCCCTGATCGTCGTGATGGGCGTGTCGGGGTCGGGCAAGTCGACGGTCGGCGCCGCGCTCGCGCAGCGCCTCGGCGTCCCGTTCGAGGACGCCGACGACCTCCACCCGGCGGCCAACATCGCGAAGATGTCGGCCGGCATCCCGCTGGACGACGACGACCGCCACCCGTGGCTGGAGACCATCGGGGAGTGGCTCGCCGCCCACGACGGCGACGGTGGCGTGATCAGCTGCTCCGCGCTCAAGCGCAGCTATCGCGACCAGCTCCGCGCTCATGCAGCGCGGGCCGTCTTCGTCCACCTCCACGGCACCCGCGAGGTCATCGCGCGGCGCCAGGCCAGTCGTCCCGGCCACTTCATGCCGGCCTCGTTGCTCGACTCGCAGTTCGACACGCTCGAACAGCTCGCCGACGACGAGGCCGGTGTCGTCATCGACGTCGACCAGACGGTCGACGCGATCGTCCAGCAGTACGTCGACCTGAGCGTCGACCACTCCTGA
- a CDS encoding GntP family permease — protein MSAHLVLAAGTDLIEPINTEGKLVLAALLGIGVIVALIIGARLHPFLALTAGALVVGLTARIGLDGPIGERFEASIASFTTGFGSTAAGVGILIALGAMFGKLLADSGGADQIVDTIIGHASPRALPWAMAVVGAIIGLPMFFEIGLVLLMPVIYLVARRSGQSLITIGIPALAGLSAMHGLVPPHPGPLTAIDYLGADLGTTLALGVAVAIPTVIIAGPVFGLVGRYVTVEVPHRFESTEEEDASGRPSFAITLASVLLPVFLMMGKALADIFIDDETAPLRSALDVIGTPLIALLIAVVVGMFTLGHGMGRDGVAKSIESSLPGVAGILLIVAAGGGFKQSLVDTGIGTLVAEKVADSNVSVLVLAWFVAVLIRLATGSATVATVTASGLLAPLTAQLSSGEVSLMVLAIGAGSVFFSHVNDAGFWLVKEYFGMTVGQTFKTWSAMETLLSVSGLAFVMVLNAFI, from the coding sequence ATGTCCGCACACCTGGTCCTTGCCGCCGGCACCGACCTCATCGAGCCGATCAACACCGAGGGCAAGCTGGTCCTGGCTGCCCTCCTCGGCATCGGCGTCATCGTCGCGCTCATCATCGGCGCGAGGCTGCACCCGTTCCTCGCCCTGACGGCCGGCGCGCTCGTCGTCGGCCTGACGGCCCGGATCGGGCTCGACGGCCCGATCGGCGAGCGTTTCGAGGCGTCGATCGCCAGCTTCACCACCGGCTTCGGGTCGACGGCTGCCGGCGTCGGCATCCTGATCGCCCTCGGCGCCATGTTCGGCAAGCTGCTCGCCGACAGCGGGGGAGCCGACCAGATCGTCGACACGATCATCGGCCACGCCTCGCCGCGCGCCCTGCCGTGGGCGATGGCCGTCGTCGGCGCGATCATCGGCCTGCCGATGTTCTTCGAGATCGGCCTCGTCCTGCTGATGCCGGTGATCTACCTCGTCGCCCGCCGCTCCGGCCAGTCGCTGATCACGATCGGCATCCCGGCGCTCGCCGGCCTCTCGGCGATGCACGGCCTGGTGCCGCCGCACCCCGGCCCGCTGACCGCGATCGACTACCTCGGCGCCGACCTCGGCACCACGCTCGCCCTCGGCGTCGCCGTCGCGATCCCGACCGTGATCATCGCCGGCCCGGTCTTCGGGCTCGTCGGCCGCTACGTCACCGTCGAGGTCCCGCACCGCTTCGAGTCCACGGAGGAGGAGGACGCGAGCGGCCGCCCGTCCTTCGCGATCACCCTCGCGTCGGTCCTGCTGCCGGTCTTCCTGATGATGGGCAAGGCCCTCGCCGACATCTTCATCGACGACGAGACCGCCCCGCTGCGCAGCGCGCTCGACGTGATCGGCACCCCGCTCATCGCGCTGCTCATCGCGGTCGTGGTCGGCATGTTCACCCTCGGCCACGGCATGGGCCGCGACGGCGTCGCGAAGTCGATCGAGTCCTCGCTGCCCGGCGTCGCCGGCATCCTGCTCATCGTCGCCGCCGGCGGTGGCTTCAAGCAGTCGCTCGTCGACACCGGCATCGGCACCCTCGTTGCCGAGAAGGTCGCCGACTCCAACGTCTCGGTGCTGGTGCTCGCGTGGTTCGTCGCGGTCCTGATCCGCCTCGCCACCGGCTCGGCCACCGTCGCCACGGTCACCGCGTCGGGCCTGCTCGCCCCGCTGACCGCGCAGCTCTCCAGCGGCGAGGTGTCGCTGATGGTGCTCGCGATCGGCGCGGGCTCGGTCTTCTTCTCCCACGTCAACGACGCCGGCTTCTGGCTGGTGAAGGAGTACTTCGGGATGACCGTCGGCCAGACCTTCAAGACCTGGTCGGCCATGGAGACGCTGCTCTCCGTCAGCGGCCTGGCGTTCGTGATGGTGCTCAACGCGTTCATCTAG